Proteins encoded together in one Streptomyces sp. TLI_171 window:
- a CDS encoding serine/threonine-protein kinase has protein sequence MTQPQEPTGRLLAGRYRLGEVLGRGGMGTVWRAEDEVLGRIVAVKELRMTGAVDDAEKHRLIVRTLREAKATARIRHTAAVTVFDVVEEDDRPWIVMELVDGRSLADVVREDGTLTPERAAEIALDLLGVLGAAHSQGVLHRDVKPSNVLIGEDGRTVLTDFGIASVEGDTSITSTGMLVGAPSYIAPERARGQQPGPPSDLWSLGGTLYAMVEGVPPYDRGSALATLTAVMTEDLPTPRNAGPLRPVIEGLLEKDPAKRMDAAAARALLRAIAGGKALPEAATVAVPAPAEAPTVAVPAAEETAGTAPRPLLAPLRIPFRVSRRRAAMAAGAVAAVLALVAALVVWWPEGKDAGARSAGGATGPSAQASAPASAAASPAASPSPSADGSGAASEQPAPVLTSGQIPAGYTVYKDQSGFSIALPDWLTDQGPDYRATSRRFEGHGLRLVVDWQSPAGDSALKDWQEADRNAKMPNYRKVRVESVAYRNWNNAADWEWTYSGKTGTLLHSLNRGFVTGNGKYGYAIYWTMPEEVWSAPDGSLARRISFESFQPAP, from the coding sequence ATGACGCAGCCGCAGGAACCGACCGGCCGACTGCTGGCGGGCCGTTACCGGCTGGGCGAGGTGCTCGGTCGCGGAGGCATGGGCACCGTCTGGCGGGCCGAGGACGAGGTGCTCGGCCGGATCGTCGCGGTGAAGGAGCTCCGGATGACCGGGGCGGTCGACGACGCGGAGAAGCACCGGCTGATCGTCCGCACGCTGCGCGAGGCCAAGGCCACCGCCCGGATCCGGCACACCGCCGCGGTCACCGTCTTCGACGTGGTCGAGGAGGACGACCGGCCGTGGATCGTCATGGAGCTGGTCGACGGCCGCTCGCTGGCGGACGTGGTGCGCGAGGACGGGACGCTGACGCCGGAGCGGGCCGCGGAGATCGCGCTCGACCTGCTCGGGGTGCTCGGGGCCGCGCACAGCCAGGGCGTGCTGCACCGGGACGTGAAGCCGTCCAACGTGCTGATCGGCGAGGACGGGCGCACCGTGCTCACCGACTTCGGCATCGCCAGCGTCGAGGGCGACACCTCGATCACCTCGACCGGCATGCTGGTCGGCGCGCCCTCGTACATCGCGCCGGAGCGCGCCCGCGGGCAGCAGCCCGGGCCGCCCTCCGACCTGTGGTCGCTCGGCGGGACGCTGTACGCGATGGTCGAGGGCGTGCCGCCGTACGACCGCGGGTCGGCGCTCGCCACGCTGACCGCCGTGATGACGGAGGACCTGCCGACGCCGCGCAACGCCGGGCCGCTGCGGCCCGTCATCGAGGGCCTGCTGGAGAAGGACCCCGCCAAGCGGATGGACGCCGCGGCGGCCCGGGCCCTGCTGCGGGCGATCGCCGGCGGGAAGGCGCTGCCGGAGGCGGCGACCGTGGCGGTGCCGGCGCCCGCGGAGGCGCCCACGGTGGCGGTGCCGGCGGCCGAGGAGACCGCGGGGACGGCCCCGCGGCCGCTCCTGGCGCCGCTCCGGATCCCGTTCCGGGTGTCGCGGCGGCGGGCGGCGATGGCGGCGGGTGCGGTGGCCGCGGTGCTGGCGCTGGTGGCCGCGCTGGTCGTGTGGTGGCCGGAGGGGAAGGACGCCGGGGCGAGGTCCGCCGGCGGGGCGACGGGTCCGAGCGCGCAGGCGTCGGCCCCGGCGAGTGCGGCGGCCTCCCCGGCGGCGTCCCCGTCGCCCTCGGCGGACGGGAGCGGCGCGGCGAGCGAACAGCCCGCGCCGGTGCTGACCTCCGGTCAGATACCCGCCGGGTACACCGTGTACAAGGACCAGTCCGGGTTCAGCATCGCGCTGCCCGACTGGCTCACCGACCAGGGGCCGGACTACCGGGCCACCAGCCGGCGCTTCGAGGGGCACGGGCTGCGCCTGGTCGTCGACTGGCAGTCGCCCGCCGGGGACAGCGCGCTGAAGGACTGGCAGGAGGCCGACCGGAACGCCAAGATGCCCAACTACCGCAAGGTCAGGGTGGAGTCGGTCGCCTACCGGAACTGGAACAACGCCGCCGACTGGGAGTGGACGTACTCCGGCAAGACCGGCACCCTGCTGCACTCGCTCAACCGCGGTTTCGTCACCGGCAACGGCAAGTACGGCTACGCGATCTACTGGACGATGCCCGAGGAGGTGTGGTCCGCCCCGGACGGCTCGCTGGCGCGCCGGATCTCCTTCGAGAGCTTTCAGCCCGCGCCGTAG
- a CDS encoding GuaB3 family IMP dehydrogenase-related protein — translation MTEIEIGRGKRGRRAYSFDDIAVVPSRRTRDPKEVSIAWQIDAYRFELPFLAAPMDSVVSPEQAIAIGQLGGLGVLNLEGLWTRYEDPRPLLAEIAAITDEAAATRRLQEVYAEPIKAELIKERIKEVRDSGVVTAAALSPQRTAEFSKAVVDAGVDVFVIRGTTVSAEHVSGAAEPLNLKQFIYELDVPVIVGGCATYTAALHLMRTGAAGVLVGFGGGAAHTTRGVLGIQVPMATAVADVAAARRDYMDESGGRYVHVIADGGVGYSGDIPKAVACGADAVMIGAALARATDAPGQGYHWGMEAVHEELPRGKRVHLGTVGTTAEILSGPSHTPDGTMNLFGALRRAMATTGYTELKEFQRVEVTVNPGR, via the coding sequence GTGACTGAGATCGAGATCGGGCGAGGCAAGCGCGGCCGCCGGGCGTACTCCTTCGACGACATCGCCGTCGTCCCCAGCCGCCGTACGCGTGACCCGAAGGAGGTCTCGATCGCTTGGCAGATCGACGCCTACCGGTTCGAACTGCCGTTCCTGGCCGCGCCGATGGACAGCGTGGTGTCGCCGGAGCAGGCCATCGCGATCGGCCAGCTGGGCGGCCTGGGCGTGCTGAACCTGGAAGGGCTGTGGACGCGGTACGAGGACCCGCGGCCGCTGCTCGCGGAGATCGCCGCGATCACCGACGAGGCGGCGGCGACCCGCCGCCTGCAGGAGGTGTACGCGGAGCCGATCAAGGCCGAGCTGATCAAGGAGCGGATCAAGGAGGTCCGTGACTCCGGCGTCGTGACCGCGGCGGCGCTCTCGCCGCAGCGCACCGCCGAGTTCTCCAAGGCCGTGGTGGACGCCGGCGTCGACGTGTTCGTGATCCGCGGCACCACCGTCTCGGCGGAGCACGTGTCGGGCGCGGCCGAGCCGCTGAACCTGAAGCAGTTCATCTACGAGCTCGACGTGCCGGTGATCGTCGGCGGCTGCGCCACCTACACCGCCGCGCTGCACCTGATGCGCACCGGCGCGGCCGGCGTGCTGGTCGGCTTCGGCGGCGGCGCCGCTCACACCACCCGGGGCGTGCTCGGCATCCAGGTGCCGATGGCGACCGCCGTGGCGGACGTCGCGGCCGCCCGCCGCGACTACATGGACGAGTCCGGCGGCCGGTACGTGCACGTGATCGCGGACGGCGGCGTCGGCTACAGCGGCGACATCCCGAAGGCCGTCGCCTGCGGTGCGGACGCGGTGATGATCGGCGCCGCGCTGGCCCGGGCCACCGACGCGCCCGGCCAGGGCTACCACTGGGGCATGGAGGCCGTGCACGAGGAGCTCCCGCGCGGCAAGCGGGTCCACCTGGGCACCGTCGGCACCACCGCGGAGATCCTCTCCGGCCCGTCGCACACCCCCGACGGCACCATGAACCTGTTCGGCGCGCTGCGCCGGGCGATGGCCACCACCGGCTACACCGAACTGAAGGAGTTCCAGCGGGTCGAGGTCACGGTCAACCCCGGCCGCTGA
- the guaB gene encoding IMP dehydrogenase, with protein sequence MSYNAAGVPEKFAMLGLTYDDVLLLPGASEVLPNQVDTSSRISRNVRVNIPLLSAAMDKVTESRMAIAMARQGGVGVLHRNLSIEDQVNQVDLVKRSESGMVTDPITVGPEATLAEADALCARFRISGVPVANPDGKLLGIVTNRDMAFETDRSRKVAEIMTPMPLITGKVGISGEDAVALLRRHKIEKLPLVDDEGRIKGLITVKDFVKAEKYPNAAKDSEGRLLVGAAVGASAEAFDRAQALVGAGVDFLVVDTSHGHSHNALSWISKIKSAVSVDVVGGNVATRDGAQALLDAGVDGVKVGVGPGSICTTRVVAGVGVPQVTAIWEAAQACQDAGVPIIGDGGLQYSGDIGKALCAGADTVMLGSLLAGCEESPGELLFINGKQFKSYRGMGSLGAMQTRGQAKSFSKDRYFQGEVTSDEKLIAEGIEGQVPYRGPLSAVLFQLIGGLRQTMGYVGAANIDEMQTKGRFVRITSAGLKESHPHDIQMTVEAPNYNAR encoded by the coding sequence ATGTCCTACAACGCCGCCGGCGTACCCGAGAAGTTCGCGATGCTCGGCCTCACGTACGACGACGTCCTGCTGCTGCCCGGGGCCTCCGAGGTGCTGCCGAACCAGGTCGACACCTCCTCGCGGATCTCCCGGAACGTGCGGGTCAACATCCCGCTGCTGTCCGCGGCGATGGACAAGGTCACCGAGTCGCGGATGGCGATCGCGATGGCCCGCCAGGGCGGCGTCGGCGTCCTGCACCGCAACCTCTCGATCGAGGACCAGGTCAACCAGGTCGACCTGGTGAAGCGCTCCGAGTCCGGCATGGTCACCGACCCGATCACGGTCGGTCCCGAGGCCACCCTGGCCGAGGCGGACGCGCTGTGCGCCCGGTTCCGGATCTCCGGCGTCCCGGTCGCCAACCCGGACGGCAAGCTGCTGGGCATCGTCACCAACCGCGACATGGCCTTCGAGACCGACCGCAGCCGCAAGGTCGCCGAGATCATGACGCCGATGCCGCTGATCACCGGCAAGGTCGGGATCTCCGGCGAGGACGCGGTGGCGCTGCTGCGCCGCCACAAGATCGAGAAGCTGCCGCTGGTCGACGACGAGGGCCGGATCAAGGGCCTGATCACCGTCAAGGACTTCGTCAAGGCCGAGAAGTACCCGAACGCCGCGAAGGACTCCGAGGGCCGCCTGCTGGTCGGCGCCGCCGTCGGCGCCTCCGCCGAGGCCTTCGACCGGGCCCAGGCGCTGGTCGGCGCGGGCGTGGACTTCCTGGTCGTCGACACCTCGCACGGGCACTCGCACAACGCGCTGTCCTGGATCTCGAAGATCAAGTCCGCGGTGTCGGTGGACGTGGTCGGCGGCAACGTCGCCACCCGGGACGGCGCGCAGGCGCTGCTGGACGCCGGCGTGGACGGCGTGAAGGTCGGTGTCGGCCCGGGCTCGATCTGCACCACCCGCGTGGTCGCCGGCGTCGGCGTGCCGCAGGTGACGGCGATCTGGGAGGCCGCGCAGGCCTGCCAGGACGCGGGCGTCCCGATCATCGGAGACGGCGGCCTGCAGTACTCCGGCGACATCGGCAAGGCGCTGTGCGCCGGCGCCGACACCGTGATGCTCGGCTCGCTGCTGGCCGGCTGCGAGGAGTCGCCCGGCGAGCTGCTGTTCATCAACGGCAAGCAGTTCAAGTCCTACCGCGGCATGGGCTCGCTGGGCGCGATGCAGACCCGCGGGCAGGCGAAGTCCTTCTCCAAGGACCGCTACTTCCAGGGCGAGGTCACCTCCGACGAGAAGCTGATCGCCGAGGGCATCGAGGGCCAGGTGCCGTACCGCGGCCCGCTGTCCGCGGTGCTGTTCCAGCTGATCGGCGGCCTGCGGCAGACCATGGGCTACGTCGGCGCGGCGAACATCGACGAGATGCAGACCAAGGGCCGGTTCGTCCGGATCACCTCGGCCGGCCTCAAGGAGAGCCACCCGCACGACATCCAGATGACCGTCGAGGCGCCGAACTACAACGCGCGCTGA
- the shbA gene encoding RNA polymerase sigma factor ShbA translates to MHDDEEAAGTDPAQPTPGGAAADSSSAPDGGPTEPEGVTVAGSRPPVLGGGASPEVAELVAAAVRGDGPAIEALLGYVLPLALRYCRGRLVRLPGGARHHVDDVAQEVCVAVLCALPRYRDTGRPFEAFVYGIAAHKIADLQRAAMRGPGSTVIPPDDLPETPDESLGPEERALLSSDAAWIKELLSNLPARQRELVLLRVADGLSAEETGEVLGMSPGAVRVAQHRALSRLRALAEESG, encoded by the coding sequence ATGCATGACGACGAGGAGGCCGCCGGCACCGATCCGGCGCAGCCCACCCCCGGGGGTGCGGCTGCCGATTCGTCGTCGGCACCTGACGGTGGGCCGACGGAGCCCGAGGGCGTGACCGTAGCGGGTTCGCGCCCCCCCGTGCTCGGCGGCGGCGCCTCGCCCGAGGTGGCGGAGCTGGTAGCGGCCGCGGTCCGCGGCGACGGCCCGGCGATCGAAGCACTCCTCGGCTACGTCCTCCCGCTCGCGCTGCGGTACTGCCGGGGTCGGCTGGTCCGACTGCCCGGCGGCGCCCGGCACCACGTCGACGACGTGGCGCAGGAGGTGTGCGTCGCGGTGCTCTGCGCACTGCCCCGCTACCGCGACACCGGCCGCCCGTTCGAAGCCTTCGTGTACGGGATCGCCGCGCACAAGATCGCCGATCTGCAGCGGGCCGCGATGCGCGGCCCCGGGTCGACGGTGATCCCGCCGGACGACCTGCCGGAGACGCCGGACGAGTCGCTCGGCCCCGAGGAGCGGGCGCTGCTGTCCAGCGACGCCGCCTGGATCAAGGAACTGCTCTCCAACCTGCCGGCCCGGCAGCGCGAGCTGGTGCTGCTGCGGGTGGCCGACGGGCTGTCGGCGGAGGAGACCGGCGAGGTGCTCGGGATGTCGCCGGGCGCGGTGCGGGTCGCCCAGCACCGGGCGCTCTCGCGGCTGCGCGCGTTGGCGGAGGAGTCCGGCTAG
- a CDS encoding response regulator transcription factor, giving the protein MTSVLVCDDSPLAREALRRAVATVPGVDRVTTATNGEEVLRRWVADRSDLVLMDVRMPGLGGVETVRRLLSADPGARIIMLTVAEDLDGVALAVAAGARGYLHKDASRAELRATVTQALADPTWRLAPRRLRSPDMGAAPTLTAREIQVLEGMSHGRSNAEIGRELFLSEDTVKTHARRLFKKLGASDRAHAVALGFRWGLVR; this is encoded by the coding sequence ATGACATCCGTACTCGTCTGCGACGATTCCCCGCTCGCCCGGGAGGCGCTTCGCCGTGCGGTGGCGACCGTGCCCGGCGTGGACCGGGTGACCACTGCGACGAACGGTGAGGAGGTCCTCCGCCGCTGGGTGGCCGACCGTTCCGATCTCGTTCTGATGGACGTCCGGATGCCCGGCCTCGGCGGGGTGGAGACGGTCCGCCGGCTGCTGTCGGCCGACCCGGGCGCCCGAATCATCATGCTCACCGTGGCCGAGGACCTGGACGGCGTGGCCCTCGCGGTCGCCGCCGGGGCCCGCGGCTACCTGCACAAGGACGCCTCGCGCGCCGAACTGCGGGCCACCGTCACCCAGGCGCTGGCCGACCCGACGTGGCGGCTCGCCCCGCGCCGGCTGCGCAGCCCCGACATGGGCGCCGCGCCGACGCTGACGGCCCGTGAGATCCAGGTCCTGGAGGGGATGAGCCACGGCCGCTCCAACGCGGAGATCGGCCGTGAACTGTTCCTGTCCGAGGACACCGTGAAGACGCACGCCAGGCGGCTGTTCAAGAAGCTCGGCGCCTCGGACCGCGCGCACGCGGTGGCGCTGGGCTTCCGTTGGGGCCTGGTCCGCTGA
- a CDS encoding WhiB family transcriptional regulator has protein sequence MADFSRLPGPNADLWDWQLSAACRGVDSSLFFHPEGERGAARTSREASAKEVCMRCPVRAQCAAHALAVREPYGVWGGMTEDEREELLGRSRNRLIEVPLAMPQSLRR, from the coding sequence ATGGCAGATTTCTCCCGCCTCCCCGGCCCGAACGCAGACCTCTGGGACTGGCAGCTCTCCGCCGCCTGCCGCGGCGTCGACAGTTCGCTGTTCTTCCACCCCGAGGGCGAGCGCGGCGCGGCCCGGACCTCCCGCGAGGCGAGCGCCAAGGAGGTCTGCATGCGCTGCCCGGTGCGCGCCCAGTGCGCGGCCCACGCCCTGGCCGTCCGCGAGCCCTACGGGGTGTGGGGCGGCATGACGGAGGACGAGCGCGAGGAGTTGCTCGGCCGCTCCCGCAACCGTCTGATCGAGGTCCCGCTGGCGATGCCGCAGAGCCTGCGCCGCTAG
- a CDS encoding LysR family transcriptional regulator, with protein sequence MIEARHLRVLHAVARTGSFSAAARELGCTQPAVSQQMKALEKAVDTPLVVRSGREMQLSEAGRVLLKHANGILAGLSAAEEEVAAIAGLRAGRVRLVSFPTASSTLVPRSVAQLRAVHPGVRVSLVEAEPPQALAMLRGGECEVALAFRYPDSQGGLSLPSPHATLREARAEAALEAAATAAANDWSELVVRPLLDDPLVGLVPAGHPLADRGEGAPVDLAELAGEQWIAGCPQCRGHLVELCAAAGFAPDIDFATDDYPAVVGLVGAGLGVAVLPGLALESVRHPGVAAVPVRVASGEAARREVVALTLPDLAGVPAVALMQDQLAAAAAVR encoded by the coding sequence GTGATCGAAGCCCGCCACCTCCGCGTCCTGCACGCCGTCGCCCGGACCGGGTCGTTCTCCGCCGCGGCGCGGGAGCTGGGGTGCACCCAGCCCGCGGTGAGCCAGCAGATGAAGGCGCTGGAGAAGGCGGTGGACACCCCGCTGGTGGTGCGCTCGGGCCGGGAGATGCAGTTGAGCGAGGCCGGCCGGGTGCTGCTGAAGCACGCGAACGGGATCCTCGCGGGGCTCTCGGCCGCCGAGGAGGAGGTCGCGGCGATCGCCGGCCTGCGGGCCGGCCGGGTGCGGCTGGTCTCGTTCCCGACGGCGAGTTCGACGCTGGTGCCGCGTTCGGTGGCGCAGTTGCGGGCGGTGCACCCGGGGGTGCGGGTCTCGCTGGTGGAGGCGGAGCCGCCGCAGGCGCTGGCGATGCTGCGGGGCGGCGAGTGCGAGGTGGCGCTGGCGTTCCGGTACCCGGACTCGCAGGGCGGCCTGAGCCTGCCCTCGCCGCACGCGACGCTGCGCGAGGCGCGGGCCGAGGCGGCGCTGGAGGCGGCGGCGACCGCGGCCGCGAACGACTGGTCGGAGCTGGTGGTGCGCCCGCTGCTGGACGATCCGCTGGTGGGCCTGGTCCCGGCGGGGCATCCGCTGGCGGACCGCGGCGAGGGCGCGCCGGTGGACCTGGCGGAGCTGGCGGGCGAGCAGTGGATCGCGGGCTGTCCGCAGTGCCGGGGCCACCTGGTGGAGCTGTGCGCGGCGGCGGGCTTCGCGCCGGACATCGACTTCGCGACCGACGACTACCCGGCCGTGGTGGGCCTGGTGGGGGCGGGCCTGGGGGTGGCGGTGCTGCCGGGGCTGGCGCTGGAGTCGGTGCGCCACCCGGGGGTGGCCGCGGTGCCGGTGCGGGTGGCGTCGGGGGAGGCCGCCCGGCGCGAGGTGGTGGCGCTGACCCTGCCGGACCTGGCGGGCGTCCCCGCGGTGGCGCTGATGCAGGACCAGTTGGCGGCGGCCGCCGCCGTCCGCTGA
- the groL gene encoding chaperonin GroEL (60 kDa chaperone family; promotes refolding of misfolded polypeptides especially under stressful conditions; forms two stacked rings of heptamers to form a barrel-shaped 14mer; ends can be capped by GroES; misfolded proteins enter the barrel where they are refolded when GroES binds) → MAKTLQFDEDARRSLERGVNKLADTVKVTIGPKGRNVVIDKKFGAPTITNDGVTIAREVELDDPYENLGAQLVKEVATKTNDVAGDGTTTATVLAQALVNEGLRNVAAGAGPAALKKGIDKAVAAVSEHLLSIAREIEGKDDVAAVASLSAQDTQVGELIAEAIDKVGKDGVITVEESNTFGVELEFTEGMQFDKGYLSPYFVTDAERQEAVLEDPYVLITQGKISSIQELLPLLEKVLQAGGSRPLLIIAEDVDGEALSTLVVNKIRGTFNAVAVKAPGFGDRRKAILGDIATLTGGQVVSEEVGLKLDQVGLDVLGTARRITVTKDETIVVDGAGDSAEVAGRVAQIKAEIANTDSDWDREKLQERLAKLAGGVCVIKVGAATEVELKERKHRLEDAISATRAAVEEGIVAGGGASLVHAAKVLENGLGLTGDEATGVAVVRKALAEPLRWIAQNAGLEGYVITSKVAEMEPGQGYNAATGEYGDLVKAGVIDPVKVTRSALENAASIASLLLTTETLVVEKKEDEEAAGHGHSHGGHGHSH, encoded by the coding sequence ATGGCGAAGACCCTGCAGTTCGACGAGGACGCCCGCCGCTCGCTGGAGCGCGGTGTCAACAAGCTGGCCGACACCGTCAAGGTGACCATCGGCCCCAAGGGCCGCAACGTCGTCATCGACAAGAAGTTCGGCGCCCCCACCATCACCAACGACGGTGTGACCATCGCCCGCGAGGTCGAGCTCGACGACCCGTACGAGAACCTCGGCGCGCAGCTGGTCAAGGAGGTCGCCACCAAGACCAACGACGTCGCGGGTGACGGCACCACCACCGCCACCGTGCTGGCCCAGGCCCTGGTCAACGAGGGCCTGCGCAACGTCGCCGCCGGCGCCGGCCCGGCCGCCCTGAAGAAGGGCATCGACAAGGCCGTCGCCGCCGTCTCCGAGCACCTGCTGTCCATCGCCCGCGAGATCGAGGGCAAGGACGACGTCGCCGCCGTCGCCTCCCTCTCCGCGCAGGACACCCAGGTCGGCGAGCTGATCGCCGAGGCGATCGACAAGGTCGGCAAGGACGGTGTGATCACCGTCGAGGAGTCCAACACCTTCGGCGTGGAGCTCGAGTTCACCGAGGGCATGCAGTTCGACAAGGGCTACCTGTCGCCGTACTTCGTCACCGACGCGGAGCGCCAGGAAGCCGTCCTGGAGGACCCGTACGTCCTCATCACCCAGGGCAAGATCTCCTCGATCCAGGAGCTCCTGCCGCTGCTGGAGAAGGTCCTGCAGGCCGGCGGCTCCCGCCCGCTGCTGATCATCGCCGAGGACGTCGACGGCGAGGCCCTCTCCACCCTGGTGGTCAACAAGATCCGCGGCACCTTCAACGCGGTCGCGGTCAAGGCCCCCGGCTTCGGCGACCGCCGCAAGGCGATCCTCGGCGACATCGCCACCCTCACCGGCGGCCAGGTCGTCTCCGAGGAGGTCGGCCTCAAGCTCGACCAGGTCGGCCTGGACGTGCTCGGCACCGCCCGCCGCATCACCGTCACCAAGGACGAGACCATCGTCGTCGACGGCGCCGGCGACTCCGCCGAGGTCGCGGGCCGGGTGGCCCAGATCAAGGCCGAGATCGCCAACACCGACTCCGACTGGGACCGCGAGAAGCTCCAGGAGCGCCTCGCCAAGCTGGCCGGCGGCGTCTGCGTGATCAAGGTCGGCGCGGCCACCGAGGTCGAGCTCAAGGAGCGCAAGCACCGCCTGGAGGACGCCATCTCCGCGACCCGCGCCGCGGTCGAGGAGGGCATCGTCGCCGGTGGTGGCGCCTCCCTGGTGCACGCCGCCAAGGTCCTGGAGAACGGCCTCGGCCTGACCGGCGACGAGGCCACCGGTGTCGCCGTGGTCCGCAAGGCGCTCGCCGAGCCGCTGCGCTGGATCGCCCAGAACGCCGGCCTCGAGGGCTACGTCATCACCTCCAAGGTCGCCGAGATGGAGCCCGGCCAGGGCTACAACGCCGCCACCGGCGAGTACGGCGACCTGGTCAAGGCCGGCGTCATCGACCCGGTCAAGGTCACCCGCTCCGCCCTGGAGAACGCCGCCTCGATCGCCTCCCTGCTGCTCACCACCGAGACCCTCGTGGTGGAGAAGAAGGAGGACGAGGAGGCCGCGGGCCACGGCCACTCGCACGGCGGCCACGGCCACAGCCACTGA
- the groES gene encoding co-chaperone GroES: MTTSSKVAIKPLEDRIVVQPLDAETTTASGLVIPDTAKEKPQEGVVLAVGPGRFEDGQRLPLDVAVGDIVLYSKYGGTEVKYQGEEYLVLSARDVLAIIEK; the protein is encoded by the coding sequence GTGACCACCAGCAGCAAGGTTGCCATCAAGCCGCTCGAGGACCGCATTGTGGTCCAGCCGCTCGACGCCGAGACCACCACCGCCTCCGGCCTGGTGATCCCGGACACTGCCAAGGAGAAGCCCCAGGAGGGTGTCGTCCTGGCGGTCGGCCCGGGCCGCTTCGAGGACGGCCAGCGTCTGCCGCTCGACGTCGCCGTCGGTGACATCGTCCTGTACTCGAAGTACGGCGGCACCGAGGTGAAGTACCAGGGCGAGGAGTACCTGGTCCTCTCGGCGCGCGACGTTCTCGCGATCATCGAGAAGTAA
- a CDS encoding class I SAM-dependent methyltransferase, which produces MEIESFRALLTEQGQALLAELRGFTAGEELALATRLRREFDAELVRAAFEQARLRERAEAKFGADARSMYFTQNGVEQATRRSVAQWRAGRFAALGVKRLADLCCGIGGDAVALARAGIAVLAVDRDELTCEVAAANAAALGVSELVEVRRADVADVDTAGFDAVFTDPARRTSRGRVFDPEAYSPPLSWAVEAARRAPFGALKVAPGIPHELVPEGAEAEWVSDRGEVKEAVLWFGTAAAEPYRATLLPGDHSLAGGALPDPPAGAVGRYLYEPDGAVIRGRMVAEVARSVNGRLIDPMIAYVTSDELLPTPYAHAYELTDVLPYQVKKLKALLKERRVGTVVIKKRGMAITPEELRRQLKPSGPNGVTVILSRTPDGPVMMLGQPVGRAM; this is translated from the coding sequence GTGGAGATCGAGTCGTTCCGGGCGCTGCTGACCGAGCAGGGGCAGGCGCTGCTGGCCGAGTTGCGGGGGTTCACGGCGGGCGAGGAGCTGGCGCTGGCGACCAGGCTGCGGCGGGAGTTCGACGCCGAGCTGGTGCGGGCGGCGTTCGAGCAGGCCCGGCTGCGGGAGCGCGCGGAGGCGAAGTTCGGGGCGGACGCCCGGTCGATGTACTTCACCCAGAACGGGGTGGAGCAGGCGACCCGGCGCAGCGTCGCGCAGTGGCGGGCCGGCCGGTTCGCGGCGCTGGGGGTGAAGCGGCTGGCGGACCTCTGCTGCGGGATCGGCGGGGACGCGGTGGCGCTGGCCCGGGCCGGCATCGCGGTGCTGGCGGTGGACCGGGACGAGCTGACCTGCGAGGTGGCGGCGGCGAACGCGGCGGCGCTGGGCGTCTCCGAGCTTGTGGAGGTGCGCCGCGCGGACGTCGCGGACGTCGACACGGCGGGTTTCGACGCGGTGTTCACCGATCCGGCGCGGCGCACCTCGCGGGGCCGGGTGTTCGACCCGGAGGCGTACTCGCCGCCGCTGTCCTGGGCGGTGGAGGCGGCCCGGCGGGCGCCGTTCGGGGCGTTGAAGGTGGCGCCGGGCATTCCGCACGAGCTGGTGCCGGAGGGCGCGGAGGCGGAGTGGGTGTCGGACCGGGGCGAGGTGAAGGAGGCGGTGCTGTGGTTCGGCACGGCCGCCGCCGAGCCGTACCGGGCGACGCTGCTGCCGGGTGACCACTCCCTGGCGGGCGGGGCGCTGCCGGATCCGCCGGCGGGCGCGGTGGGGCGGTACCTGTACGAGCCGGACGGCGCGGTGATCCGGGGCCGGATGGTGGCGGAGGTGGCGCGGTCGGTGAACGGGCGGCTGATCGACCCGATGATCGCGTACGTCACCTCGGACGAGCTGCTCCCGACGCCGTACGCGCACGCGTACGAGTTGACGGACGTACTGCCGTACCAGGTCAAGAAGTTGAAGGCGCTGCTGAAGGAGCGCCGGGTCGGCACCGTGGTGATCAAGAAGCGCGGGATGGCGATCACGCCGGAGGAGTTGCGGCGGCAGTTGAAGCCGTCCGGGCCGAACGGGGTGACGGTGATCCTCTCCCGCACCCCGGACGGCCCGGTGATGATGCTGGGTCAGCCGGTGGGGCGGGCGATGTAG